The Candidatus Synechococcus calcipolaris G9 nucleotide sequence AACGCTTCTCGTAGAGTTCTCCATCTTGGAAGATCATATAAACTCTTCTCTGAGTGGGTCGGTGTGAGATAGGGAAGCTTTTTCCCATCACGACTACAAGCAAGAATAACCCTTTCCCGTTGTTGTGGCGATCCAAAATTAGCAGAGTTATATAGATTAAAAGAAATGCTATATCCTGCCTCTCTCAGCCTTTGCGTAATAAAGAGCAATGCACCTCCTCTTTGTTCATCCTGAGACAAGGTTGGGAAATTCCTCCCTCTCATTTCATGAGGTCTATGCTTCAACGGAGCGGACAATAATCCTCGAACATTTTCAATAACTGCAAATCTAGGTTTAAGTTCAGTGATTAAATCAATGAACGTCAAGAAAACATTGCCTCGCTCATCATTGAATCCTTGCCGCTTCCCTGCACTGCTAAAGGCTTGGCATGGCGGCCCGCCAACGATTACGTCAATCTCGTCAGTCGAACTCAATCCCGCTTTTTCTCGAATTTCTGTGGCCGAGTAATCCCTAATGTCCCCAATCAGTGCCACATCAGGTCGATTTATCTCAATGGTTTTTCGGGCGGCCGTGTCAATTTCGCAAGCAAGCAGCACTTGGATACCTTCCTTTTCTAGTCCCAAGTCCAAACCCATACAGCCAGAAAAAAAACTTAGGGCTTTGAGATCAGGCTTACTAAATGAGCGTCGCCCATGATCAGGAACACTTAAACTTTCATCTTCTCCCTTGATGCGGTAGTTCTGAACAGACTCTGATGCCACAATCCAACGACTGCTAATCCTCTCTCCGCTGATTTCGCCATACCGGAGCAACTGGCGAACATATTGCTCCGAGCAGTTTAGAATTTCAGAAGTTTCTTTCACAGAGAGGTATTGGTCAGCCATGATTTCGGATGCGAAACTAAAATCAGGTACCCATATTACTGCTGAAGCAGTACACTTACAAGCTTTGTGAACAAATGTTTTTATGCTGCCGTTGGGCCTAAAAGGGCGATCGCCCTATATCCCATTAATCCCATTAGTGTTGGTTAGGCTTCCCGATAAATACTCCGCTGCCGCCTCGACGATGGGAATAATCCGGCCGTAGGGCATACGGGTGGGGCCCAGGATGCCAATACTACCGACGGGGGTGTCACCGCGCTTATAACTGGAATAGACCAGGGTACAGGCCCGCATTGGCTCCAGGGGATTTTCCGCGCCAATGCGAATGGTGATCGGGGCATCGGGGGAATGGTAAATAAGGGGGTAGAGTTGATCTTGTTGATCCTCTAGGAGATGGATCAGCATTTGTACCTGTTGCAGGTGGGAGAACTCCGGCTGTTGTAGGACTTCTGAGAGACCACTCATGACAAGGGAGCCGCTGTCACTAAAGGGACTGGGTTCACTGAGTTCGACGAGTAGGTTTTGCAGTAGGCGGGCAAACTGTTGAAATTCCCGATCCATATCCTGCCAATCCAAGGTAGATAGATCCGCCAAAGAGCGGCCCTGGAGGTGGTGATTGAGAAAATTTGAGAGAACATTCAGGATGCGATCGAGCATAGCTTCATCGGGTTCAGCAGCGTCGGCAGCATCAGTATTTTGGAGTTGCTCTAGGGGAAGATCAAAAACAGCGGACTGGGTTTCATAGTTATCGGTAACAACAATGACCATGATCCGGGTCGGGGCGATCGCCACCAATTTGATGAAGCGAATCTGACGACCCAGGGTGGCGGGTAGGGTAATCAGGGTAATGCAGCCACTCAAGTCCGAGAGTAGTTGGGCAGCTTGGCGCAGGATGGTTTCTAGGCGATAGCGGCCCCACTCTAAATGACGATTTAAGAGATGCTCCACCTGTTGGGCAACGTCGGGAGCAGGCTGGACTAAATGATCAACATAGATACGATAGCCGGAGTCGGAGGGGATACGGCCCGCAGAGGTATGGGGTTGGTATAACAGGCCGCCTTTTTCCAGGACAGCCATAATATTGCGAATCGTGGCAGAACTAACATTTAGGTTGTATTCTCCTGCCAAGACCTTGGAGCCAACGGGTTCAGCGGTGGCAATGTAATGATTGATCGTTGCCCAGAGAACGTGTTTTTGCCGTTTATTGAGATGAATCTCCATACCTTCTAACATCCCAACCCTTTAGATGAGCAGATGGGCCAATGGCAGCCTATTTAATGAAACTTAATGCAACCTCACTCTAGCCAAAATTGCTGGGAGGTTCTCTTACTGTACATTTCTTTACGCATAAATATTTGCTTTGCCAACTTTACCAATTGAGTAAGCTCTTTAGCTTTTGCCGTAGTCGGGAAATGGCGTTGGGATACTCCGTATCATTTTCTTGGCTTAAATCCTGTTGATACTGAGATAGAATCTCTTGCCGCTCGGCGATCGCCTGGGCAACATCCTCCCCAAGGAAGGGATGCTCCGTGAGCAGTTGGGCAAATCCTTTTTGCTCAAGCATAAATAGCACCGTTTCGGCCATGGCTTTCATGGTGGTCGGATAGGGAACCCCTAACATCAGCGGAATTTCGCCAAAGTAATCCCCCGGTTCAAAGACAAACACGGGCACATTTTCGAGACGATTTTCCGAGAATGCCGCCACTTTACCCCCAAGGACAATACAAAACGTATTGGCCCGTTCCCCCTGCTGAAATAGCGTTTCTCCCTTGGCTAACTGCTTACGGCAGCCCATTTCAATCAGGGAGCGAAGTTGTAAATCATTTAAGCAATGAAAATAGCTAACGTTTTGTAGTAAGCTCCGTAAACTGGTCTGGGGGGCCCGGGGAAAGGCTGGAGGTGACGGTAATGGATCCGTTGATGGTTCTGTTCCTGGGTTGGGGGAGGCAGGTAATTTGGGTGGGTTCCGGTACCACAGATCCACCTGAGGAAAGGGAATTTCAATTCCATGTTGACGAAAAGTGTACTCAATTTTGAAATTCAAATCACTTCTAATCACAATGCGGCGATCGATGGCATCCACCCAAATCCACAGTTCAAAATCCAGGGAGGAGTCACCAAAGCCTTGGAAAATAACCCGTGGTGGCGGATCATGTAAGACATGGGGAGCAGAATGGGCCAGATTGAGGAGGACTTCCGTCACTAGCACCGGATCACTGCCGTAGGCCACACCAACGGGAAGATCAATGCGTCCATGACAATTACTGTAGTTCCAGTTGGTGACTTGATTATCCGCTAGATTCACATTGGGAACGAGAACCTCAGCCCCCTGAAAAGTACGAATGACGGTGGAACGAATCGAAATCTCGGAAATGTAGCCGGCAATCTGATCCATTTCAATAAAATCACCGACTTTGACTTTCCGCTCAATTAACAGAATCAGTCCACTGATCAGGTTACGGGTTACGTCCTGTAGACCAAAACCAATCCCTACTCCTAGACCCCCCACAATCACCGCTAGGGACGCTAAATCAATGCCCACTGCCTGGAGGACAATCACATAACCAAAGGCCCCAATGACAAAACTCATTAAGGTGGCGATCGCTTCTCGAGTTCCCGTATCTAAACGGAGTTTGATCAAAACATGCGTTTTCAGCATTCGTTTAATCATGCGGACTGCTAGGGTTACTAACAGGAGCAACACCAAGACTTCAACAATCCAACCCAGGGTTACGGTTTCTGTGCCTAGGGTAAATAGGGGTCGGTTAAAGGTTTCCTGGAGCCATTGCCAAATTCGAGCAGGGGTTTCCGTAATCAAAAAAAGGACATTTAACATAGAAAATTCAAAGAGTTCAACATTTATCTCAGGAGTCAATCTTCGGTGCTGCCTGGCGGGTTTTTGCTTGACGCTGTTGGATCATCCTATCAATGGATATTCGATTAAACCCATGACCGGCCAGCAAAATGAAAAAGACGAGGCAATAGACCAGTTGACTGGTGGCGGTTGTCCAGTTTTGCAACAATGTAATACCATACATCAACATTGCCATCAGAGAGAAACCCGCAATCAGGGCCGGGCGGGTGGCCAACCCCAGAGTGATACAAAAACCACTGATCAGTTCAATGATGGGCACAAATAGGGCAGGGCCCCAAACCAAGGCATCGGGCAAAAAGGAATCCGCCTCTCGGAAGAGTTCCACCATGGAGTCGGCAAACCCCGGAATATTTCCCAGGCGGACAAAACCATGATTAAAAAAGTTAAGACCCAGGACAATCCGCAGTAGGGTATAGGCTAAAACAATATCCCGTGGCCGCAATCTGGGTTGACCGAAACGTTGAGTCATTGTGGTGGCTCCCCCATATCGAATTTTTGTAAAGACTCGTCAGCTTCACTTTACCGCCTTCACTGAAGACGTAACATTTTGCCGGAGATCGCCGGCCACAAATGCCCAAATTAAGCTACACTTCTTAATGAGAATCTTTTGCATTGATCTTGTCAATGGTTAAATCGGTTGAATCATTTAACTGATATAGATCAACCAAGAAACGTAAAGATTCCCTTGACCTGTTGCCTCTGAGTCTTTAGGGGAGGAGTAACGTCTATTCATGGTGGCCACCGCGATCGCAACATCCACAATCCTGCAAGTAGAGCAGGTTAGTAAAGCCTTTGGTGATTTCCAAGCCCTGACGTCCGTTAGTCTAGACCTCCAGCGAGGTGAAATTCTTGGATTACTGGGCCCCTCCGGCTGTGGCAAAACTACCCTTTTACGCTTGATTGCGGGTTTAGAGCGGCCCGATAGTGGCAGGATGATCATGGGCGATCGCATTATCTCAGATACCCATACCTATATTCCGCCGGAACACCGCCGTTTAGGGATGGTCTTTCAGGATTTTGCCCTCTTCCCCCATTTAACCATTGCCCAAAATATCGCTTTTGGCTTGCAGCAACAACGACTGAAGCCCTCAATTATTCGGGAGCAGGTGGCAGCGGTCTTGGGGTTGGTGCGTCTTCAGGGATTGGAGAAGCGTTATCCCCATGAACTATCGGGGGGGCAGCAACAGCGGGTGGCCCTGGCCCGGGCCCTAGCTCCCCAACCGGATTTAATTTTATTAGATGAACCCCTCAGTAATTTAGATGCCCAAGTACGGCTGGAATTGCGGGAAGAGTTGCGGGCAATTTTGAAACGGGCCGGAATCACCACCATTTTTGTTACCCATGATCAAGAAGAAGCCCTGAGTATGTCCGATCGCCTTGCGGTCATGCGCCAAGGGAAGGTGGAGCAGTTGGGAACCCCGGAGGATATCTATCGCTATCCGGCATCCCGCTTTGTGGCGGGGTTTGTTAGTCAGGCTAATTTTATCCCTGCCGCCGTTGAGGGCGATCTCCTTCAAACGGATGTGGGGGCGTTTTGCCTATTAACAGAAGCACCGGGTCAGCGGGGGGAAGTAATGATTCGGGAAGAGGATATGGTCTTGGAAGCCAATGAGGAGACGGGCCTGATCATTGCCGATCGCCAATTTTTGGGCCGGGAATATCGCTATTGTCTAGCCACACCCTCTGGCCAAGAACTCCATGCCCGTTTACCCGTTGAATTTTCGTTTCCGGTGGGTACATCCGTGCAAATTTCGGCGGCGGCGGATGCGGTGCGCTTTTTTCCCGTAGATTAGATTAACTTACCCAAATGGTTGCCAAAGCCAACGTTCACCCTGCTGATGCGGCCAGAGCCAAGCTGATGGGCCAACACCTGCAAGATCGCCTTGGGGACGTAGGGATTCACTATCGTACCCAACTTCAGCAGCGGGGGTTTAGTCGTCGTCAGGTACAGCGGATCTATCAGGGGGAAATAGAGTCCCTTCGCCTAGAGACCCTCACCGCCCTAGCCAAGCTCTTTGATCTATCGGCTTGGCAACTCTTGCAGGAACTTGAAGCCGTTGCTATCTCCACCAACCCCCAGGGGCGATCGCCCCACTTGGACGTAGAACCATCCTCAGAAACTTTCCTACGGCAAACCATCCAACGCCAAGCCCTAGAGACCCTAGAATCATTTTTGCGCTTTTGGCCCACCGCCGCCTATGCCGCCCAACAAAATCCAACGGCTCCAGCGGTAAAACTCTTACCTCTG carries:
- a CDS encoding mechanosensitive ion channel domain-containing protein, whose translation is MLNVLFLITETPARIWQWLQETFNRPLFTLGTETVTLGWIVEVLVLLLLVTLAVRMIKRMLKTHVLIKLRLDTGTREAIATLMSFVIGAFGYVIVLQAVGIDLASLAVIVGGLGVGIGFGLQDVTRNLISGLILLIERKVKVGDFIEMDQIAGYISEISIRSTVIRTFQGAEVLVPNVNLADNQVTNWNYSNCHGRIDLPVGVAYGSDPVLVTEVLLNLAHSAPHVLHDPPPRVIFQGFGDSSLDFELWIWVDAIDRRIVIRSDLNFKIEYTFRQHGIEIPFPQVDLWYRNPPKLPASPNPGTEPSTDPLPSPPAFPRAPQTSLRSLLQNVSYFHCLNDLQLRSLIEMGCRKQLAKGETLFQQGERANTFCIVLGGKVAAFSENRLENVPVFVFEPGDYFGEIPLMLGVPYPTTMKAMAETVLFMLEQKGFAQLLTEHPFLGEDVAQAIAERQEILSQYQQDLSQENDTEYPNAISRLRQKLKSLLNW
- a CDS encoding DoxX family protein, which produces MTQRFGQPRLRPRDIVLAYTLLRIVLGLNFFNHGFVRLGNIPGFADSMVELFREADSFLPDALVWGPALFVPIIELISGFCITLGLATRPALIAGFSLMAMLMYGITLLQNWTTATSQLVYCLVFFILLAGHGFNRISIDRMIQQRQAKTRQAAPKIDS
- a CDS encoding DNA cytosine methyltransferase; translated protein: MADQYLSVKETSEILNCSEQYVRQLLRYGEISGERISSRWIVASESVQNYRIKGEDESLSVPDHGRRSFSKPDLKALSFFSGCMGLDLGLEKEGIQVLLACEIDTAARKTIEINRPDVALIGDIRDYSATEIREKAGLSSTDEIDVIVGGPPCQAFSSAGKRQGFNDERGNVFLTFIDLITELKPRFAVIENVRGLLSAPLKHRPHEMRGRNFPTLSQDEQRGGALLFITQRLREAGYSISFNLYNSANFGSPQQRERVILACSRDGKKLPYLTPTHSEKSLYDLPRWRTLREALEGLPKNGHHFVKFPEKRLKYYRLLKPGQYWRDLPKELHQEALGASYHAGGGKTGFYRRLAWDKPAPTLVTHPAMPATDLAHPEEDRPLSIEEYKRIQEFPDDWIITGTLLDQYRQVGNAVPCSLGRAIARMLLTHLKGEVPIIYSDFPYSRYHKTDDVSWSIDTFGYLEESSEKQLSLNLV
- the hrcA gene encoding heat-inducible transcriptional repressor HrcA; protein product: MEIHLNKRQKHVLWATINHYIATAEPVGSKVLAGEYNLNVSSATIRNIMAVLEKGGLLYQPHTSAGRIPSDSGYRIYVDHLVQPAPDVAQQVEHLLNRHLEWGRYRLETILRQAAQLLSDLSGCITLITLPATLGRQIRFIKLVAIAPTRIMVIVVTDNYETQSAVFDLPLEQLQNTDAADAAEPDEAMLDRILNVLSNFLNHHLQGRSLADLSTLDWQDMDREFQQFARLLQNLLVELSEPSPFSDSGSLVMSGLSEVLQQPEFSHLQQVQMLIHLLEDQQDQLYPLIYHSPDAPITIRIGAENPLEPMRACTLVYSSYKRGDTPVGSIGILGPTRMPYGRIIPIVEAAAEYLSGSLTNTNGINGI
- a CDS encoding helix-turn-helix domain-containing protein — its product is MVAKANVHPADAARAKLMGQHLQDRLGDVGIHYRTQLQQRGFSRRQVQRIYQGEIESLRLETLTALAKLFDLSAWQLLQELEAVAISTNPQGRSPHLDVEPSSETFLRQTIQRQALETLESFLRFWPTAAYAAQQNPTAPAVKLLPLIKPVMTLLSDWDVRAIAEVGAWVNFDPTLHQSGVPDLPPGTTVRVTHQGYVWGNPPRLLFRAQVVPGQNNSP
- a CDS encoding ABC transporter ATP-binding protein, encoding MVATAIATSTILQVEQVSKAFGDFQALTSVSLDLQRGEILGLLGPSGCGKTTLLRLIAGLERPDSGRMIMGDRIISDTHTYIPPEHRRLGMVFQDFALFPHLTIAQNIAFGLQQQRLKPSIIREQVAAVLGLVRLQGLEKRYPHELSGGQQQRVALARALAPQPDLILLDEPLSNLDAQVRLELREELRAILKRAGITTIFVTHDQEEALSMSDRLAVMRQGKVEQLGTPEDIYRYPASRFVAGFVSQANFIPAAVEGDLLQTDVGAFCLLTEAPGQRGEVMIREEDMVLEANEETGLIIADRQFLGREYRYCLATPSGQELHARLPVEFSFPVGTSVQISAAADAVRFFPVD